The region CGGTGGCCCTGCGCTCCCGCGCCCTGCTCAGGCAACGCCCCGGCCTCGTCGCCGGATTCGGCATCTTCGCCATCGCGGGCTGCCAGGCGCTCTACTTCGTGGCCATCGCCCGCATCCCGGTCGGCATCGCCATCCTGGTCGAATTCCTCGGCCCCGCCCTGCTGCTGGGCTGGATCCGCTTCGTCCAGCGCCGCCCGGTCACCCGGGCCGCCGCATTCGGCGTCGTCCTGGCCATGGCCGGTATGACCTGCGTCGTCGAAGTCTGGTCGGGGCTCGCCTTCGACGCGCTCGGGCTGCTCTACGCCTTCGGGGCCGCGTGCTGCCAGGTCGCGTATTTCGTCCTCGCCGACCACGGCGCCGGCGAGGCCGAGGCACCCGAGCCGATCACCGTCATCGCCCACGGCCTCGTCATCGCCGCCGTCGCCCTCACCGCCGTCGCCCACCCCTGGACCATGCAGTGGTCCGTGCTCGGCCACCAGGCCGCGCTCGGCGACCGCGATGTGCCCGCGGTGCTGCTGATCGGCTGGATCGTGCTGGTCTCCACCGTCGTCGCCTACCTGACCGGGGTGCTCGCGGTCCGCACCCTCAGCCCGCAGGTGGCCGGTGTCGTCGCCGGCCTCGAAGCGGTCGTCGCCACGGTGCTGGCCTGGGTCCTGCTCGCGGAACACCTCGGCCCCGCCCAGGTCACCGGCGGCGCGCTGGTGCTGGCCGGCGCGCTCGTCGCCCAGACCGCCGCCGCTGCCGGCCGCCCCGGCGCTCCGGAGGCGCAGCCCGACGCTCTGCTGGAGCCCGAGCCCAGCGCGTCCTGACCGCGCGGTCCTTGGCCTTGTGCCTTCGGCCCTCGGCCAGCCGAAGGACACCCGCTCCAGCCAGGAGCCCAGCAGCCCCGTGTCGCCGAGCACCTCGACACCGGCGGTGTACGGGGAGCGCCGCTTGCAGACGATCAGCAGCAGGTCGGTGAGCGGCCCGCGGACCGCCACCGCGGCCTTCTCGCGCGCGCGGCGCCAGGCCAGTACGTCCCCGGTGAGGTCCACCACCCACTCGGCGCCGGCGTCCTGCGGGGTGTCCGTGGCGTGAAAGTGCAGGGTGCGGCCGGGCGGCGCGGGGAGCTGCGCGCCCGGCCGCGCCGGTGGTCAAGGTGACAGGTCTCGGCACGTGGCATCCGCCCAGGGGCGCGAGGAACGGCGCGGGCTACCGAGACGCACCGGCAGTGTGAAGGCCGCGGCACGTGGCAGCCCCTGAGGTGCGCGGGGAGCTGCGCGCCCGGCCGCGATGGCGGTCAAGGCGACAGGCCACCGCACGTGGCACTCACCCAGGGGCGCGAGCCACAGCGCACCGGCGCGGTGAAGGTCGCAGGACAGGGCACCCGCCCCGGGGGTGCAGGGCCGGCGGGGCAGGCGCGTGGGCTCCCTCTCCCCGGCGGGAGCCATATCGTGGGGGGATGCATTCCACCGTGCTCCCCCCTCCCGCAGCCTGACGCGGGCAGCGGCCTCCGAGATGACGTAGGACACGGCCCGGGTCGTACGACCCGGGACGGTCGGTGCTGCCCGCACACGGACGAGCTGACCGACCCCCCTTCCTCCACGGGAGAATTCCGTGTCATTCAGGCATGCCCCGGCCACCCGGGGCCTGATCTATGTCGTCGTCGCAGCAACAGGCTGGGGCACCGCGGGCGCCGTGGCGGCGGCCCTTTACGGCGGCAGCGGCCTCGGCCCGCTGGCCCTCACCTTCTGGCGCGCCGCAGGCGGCTTCGCGCTGCTGCTCGCGGTCCGGCTGCTGCGCCGCCGCCCGGCGCAGGGCGTGGCGCGGGGCGTGACGGCGCCGCGCGGGGCGGCAGTACGCAGGGCGCTGGCCACCGGCGCCGGCCTCACCGTCTTCCAGGCCGCCTACTTCTGCGCGGTCCGCTCCACCGGGCTCGCGGTCGCCACCGTCGTGACGCTCGGCTCGGGCCCGGTGCTGATCGCGCTGGCGGCCCGGCTGACGATGGGCGAACGGCTCGGCCGCGGCGGCGCCCTGGCCGTGGCCGGCGCGCTCGGCGGGCTGGCCGTCCTGGTGCTGGGCGGCGGCGCGGGTGACGCCGTCCGCCCGGCCGGCGTCGGACTCGCTGTGCTGTCCGCGGCGGGCTATGCCGCGATCACCTTGCTGACCCGCTGGTGGGGGCGGCAGGGCGTGGCCGGGGACCCGTTCGACACCTCGATGTGGGCCTTCGGGATCTGCGCGGCGCTGCTGCTCCCGGCGGCCTGGGCCGAGGGGCTGCTGCCGCACGCGGCCCGGCTCGGCCGCACCCTGCTGCTGCTCGGCTACCTCGTGTCGGTGCCCACCGCCCTGGCCTACGGCCTGTACTTCGCGGGCGCCGCGGTGCTGCGCTCCGCGACGGTGTCGGTGGTCGCGCTGATCGAACCGGTGTCGGCGACCGTCCTCGCCGTCACCCTGCTCGGCGAACACCTCACCGCGGCCACCGTGCTGGGCACCGCCTGCCTGCTGGGCGCGGTCGGCGTGCTGGTCGCCGACGAGGTCCGCGGCATACGGCGCCCGCCCCGGCGGGCGGCGGTCAGTGCCGCCTTGGCGGCAGATAGTCGGGCAGCGGCTCGTCCTGGCCCGGAAGCTCGGCGCGTTCCGGAGCGCCGTAGGAGGTGATGACGGGGACCACGCCGGACCAGTAGGGGAGCGAGAGGTCCTCCGACTCCTCGCTGGGGCCGCCGGCGCGGAGCTTCGCCGACACCTCGTGCAGGTCGAGGCGTATCACGGCGGTCGACGCGAGTTCCTTCGCGTTCGGCCGCCGTGAGTCGGCGGAGCGGCCCGGGATCGCGTGGTCGACGATCGCGTCGAGGGCGGCGGCCCGCTCCTCGGGGTCCATGACCTGGTGGGCGGTGCCGTGGACCACCACGGAGCGGTAGTTGATCGAGTGGTG is a window of Streptomyces sp. NBC_01477 DNA encoding:
- a CDS encoding DMT family transporter, whose protein sequence is MSFRHAPATRGLIYVVVAATGWGTAGAVAAALYGGSGLGPLALTFWRAAGGFALLLAVRLLRRRPAQGVARGVTAPRGAAVRRALATGAGLTVFQAAYFCAVRSTGLAVATVVTLGSGPVLIALAARLTMGERLGRGGALAVAGALGGLAVLVLGGGAGDAVRPAGVGLAVLSAAGYAAITLLTRWWGRQGVAGDPFDTSMWAFGICAALLLPAAWAEGLLPHAARLGRTLLLLGYLVSVPTALAYGLYFAGAAVLRSATVSVVALIEPVSATVLAVTLLGEHLTAATVLGTACLLGAVGVLVADEVRGIRRPPRRAAVSAALAADSRAAARPGPEARRVPERRRR
- a CDS encoding pyridoxamine 5'-phosphate oxidase family protein, whose protein sequence is MATAPPAGYTATDRSTPTRSRERAAYDRETVHAILDEGYVCHLGFIRDGAPVVLPTLYARSGERLYVHGSTGSRPLRGAADDGLAVCLTVTHVDGLVLAKSAFHHSINYRSVVVHGTAHQVMDPEERAAALDAIVDHAIPGRSADSRRPNAKELASTAVIRLDLHEVSAKLRAGGPSEESEDLSLPYWSGVVPVITSYGAPERAELPGQDEPLPDYLPPRRH
- a CDS encoding EamA family transporter, with the translated sequence MHASAHRTSGLGLALLSACAFGGSGVAAKPLIDLGLDPLQVVWMRVAGAALILLPVALRSRALLRQRPGLVAGFGIFAIAGCQALYFVAIARIPVGIAILVEFLGPALLLGWIRFVQRRPVTRAAAFGVVLAMAGMTCVVEVWSGLAFDALGLLYAFGAACCQVAYFVLADHGAGEAEAPEPITVIAHGLVIAAVALTAVAHPWTMQWSVLGHQAALGDRDVPAVLLIGWIVLVSTVVAYLTGVLAVRTLSPQVAGVVAGLEAVVATVLAWVLLAEHLGPAQVTGGALVLAGALVAQTAAAAGRPGAPEAQPDALLEPEPSAS